Genomic window (Sulfurovum sp. NBC37-1):
CGATATCTGTAACGAATGTCACCCGTTCTTCACAGGTTCTGAGAAGATCCTTGATGCTGCCGGTAGAGTAGACAAGTTTAAGAAAAAATACAACCTCGGTTAATTTTTCTTACGCACTGCTCCGCAAGCTGCGGGGTAAAAAACGCTCGGTTCTTCCGACGTTTCTTCTTCCAAACATTTAAAGTCATATTATGCTTACCTTTGTTCCAACACCTATCGGAAACCCCCAGGATATCACACTTCGCGCTATGAAGATTTTTGAAAAGGCTGAAATTTTTCTGTGTGAAGATACACGCCATACCAAACGGCTTTTGAAACTGCTTAAAGAGCGGTTTGCCATGGTGTATCCCGAAGCGGAATTCCACTCTTTCAACGAACACAACGGTGAAGAGAGACTTGCGCAGTTCGGTGAGGTGCTGGAGAGCAAAGAGGTGGTGTATGTCTCCGATGCGGGGATGCCGGTCATCTCCGACCCGGGGCAGCTGCTGGTGGCGTATTGTCAGCAAAATGCCATTGCATACGACGTGCTTCCTGGTGCATCAGCGGTCACTACAGCCTACGCGGCATCGGGCTTTGAAGAGGGAAAATTCCTCTTTTACGCCTTTTTGCCCCACAAGGGAAAAGAGCGTAGTTCTGCCTTGAGTGAAGCAATGAACAACGGATATAACACTGTGCTTTATGAAGCGCCTCATCGTTTGGAGAAGCTGCTTGACGAGATTGTAGAGATGGATGCAGAACGTGAACTTTTTCTGGCAAAAGAGATCAGTAAAAAGTATCAGCATTACTATAGAGGCAATGCCAAATCCCTCAGAGATGACTTTAAAGAGATAACGATACGCGGTGAATGGGTCGTGGTCATCAAAGCAAAAAAAAGCCTGCACAAGTCTCTCAGTTTCGATGAAGTTCTCACGCTTGATCTACCACCGAAGGTCAAGGCAAAACTACTGGCACAGCTTAGTGACAGACCTGTCAAAGAGTGGTATGAAACCTTAATTAAACATTAGAAAACCACCCTCAAGTAAAAATTGGATAAAATCTATCCTATGATTATTTATGGGAAGCAGGTGTGCCTCTATGCTTTAGAGAAACACCCTGAGACTGTCAGCACTGTTTATGTCGCTAAAAAAGGGATCTTGCCGCAAAAGCTTTTTCACCAGTTCCACGACAAGATAAAGTTCCTCGAAGAGAAATGGGCACAGTCCATGAGCAAAGGCGGAAATCATCAGGGCTTGCTTCTGGAGATCTCGGAACTTGAACAGCCTTCTCTTTCGGACGTGAAAAGAGAGGATTTTCTTGTCATACTCGACGGGTTGACGGATGTGGGGAATATCGGTGCCATTGTGCGTAGTGCCTATGCACTGGGTGCGGATGCCGTGATCGCCACTGGAGTGAAGCAGTTGAACTTCGAAGCGATCGCAAGGACGAGTTCGGGGGCACTGCTGGATATGCCGTTCCTGCTGATACCGAACATCCTCGATGTCTGTAATGAGCTTCATCAGGTAGGCTTCAAGCTCTATGGTGCAGCGATGGAAGGTGACGCGGTGCAGTTGATGGAGTTCGAGCGTAAACGGGCATTGATACTGGGTAGTGAAGGCAAAGGGCTTTCCAAAAAGGCGCAGGGTAAGATAGATCATCTCATTTCGATCGAGATGAAACATGCATTTGATTCTTTGAATGTCAGTGCAGCAGCAGCAATTTTAATACACAGGATGGGTTATGCAGTTAAGTGAATTACTTGAAGAGAATACCACAAAAACGATCAGTGAAAGAACAAAGATCTCAGAAGAGAACCTGGAATATCTTCTGAACAATGATTTCGGTGCTATCAAAAAAGTAAAGATGCTGGGATTCATCTCCATTCTTGAGAGGGAATACGGTGTTAACCTGAGCAAACTCAAAGAAGAGGCCATGGCGTATTATGACCAACATGGTCTAGCCGAGAGTGTGACGATGGGACTCCCGATTATAGAAGAGAAGAAGGGAAGGTCAAAGTGGCTTTGGCTGATCGTTCCTATCCTGCTGGGATATGCCTCATGGTTCTTTTTCAAGAACTATGACCAGTCTCAGCTAAAAGCACTGCTGCCGTTCAATGAAGCAAGCAGTGTAGAAAAAGTAACCCCTAAAAATACGGAAGTGGACAATGAAGAACTCAGTATCACAAATGTTCTGGCAGCCGAAGATAATAAGTCAGCCGCTTCACAGAACGATAATAACATAAACAGTTCAGAAAATAAGTAAGAGAGAAAAGTATGTTTGATGAAATACAGTTTGAAAAAATAAACAGATTACCAAAATACCTGTTCGCGGAGATCAATGATCTGAAGATGGATCTGCGACGCAAAGGCCAGGATATCATCGATTTTTCCATGGGAAATCCAGATGCGGATACACCGCAGCCGATCATAGACAAGCTCTGTGAGGTGGCACAGCGTTCCAAGACACATGGTTACAGTGCCAGTAAAGGGATCTACAAACTTCGTCTGGCCATGAGTGACTGGTACAAGAGAAAGTACAATGCGGACCTTGATCCGGATACAGAGATCGTTGCGACCATGGGAAGCAAAGAAGGATACGTACACCTGGTACAGGCGATCTCCAACCCCGGAGATGTGGCGATCGTACCCGATCCTACCTATCCGATCCACTCTCAGGCATTCATTCTTGCAGGCGCGAATGTCGAGAAGATGCACCTGATCTTCAATGAGGAGACCTTTGAGGTGGATGAGGACCGTTTCCTTTCCGATCTCGAGGAGGCACTGGACAACTCTGTGCCGCAGGCCAAGTTCCTTGTAGTGAATTTCCCGCACAACCCGACAACAGCAACAGTAACGCCGCGGTTCTATGAAAGACTGGTTGCACTGGCAAAAGAGAAGCGTTTTTACATTATTTCTGACATTGCCTATGCCGATATTACCTTTGACGGATACAGGACACCTTCCATCATGGAGGTAGAAGGGGCAAAAGATGTGGCTGTAGAGGCTTATACGATGTCCAAATCCTACAATATGGCAGGATGGAGAGTTGGTTTCGTGGTTGGAAACAAAAAACTCATCAGTGCACTTCAGGCAATAAAGTCCTGGCTGGATTACGGTATGTTCACGCCTATTCAGGTAGCTGCCACCGTTGCGCTGAATGAGCATCATGATGTTCCTGTCAAACAGATCATTCCGCTTTATGAAAAAAGGCGTGATGTGATGGTCAAGGCATTTAGCAACGCAGGTTGGCCGTTGGCAAAACCGAATGCCTCAATGTTCATCTGGGGAAAGATCCCTGAAGCGGCACGGGAAATGGGTTCACTTGAGTTCTCCAAACAACTGTTGATCCATGCCGGTGTGGCGGTAAGTCCCGGTGTCGGATTCGGCAAGTACGGTGACGAATATGTACGTATCGCGCTGATCGAGAACGAAAAGCGTATCCGTCAGGCGGCAAAAAATATCAAGAAGTTCCTGAAAGAACTTGAAGCAAAGAAGTAAAAGATGGTCAAAATTGGAATTCTGGGTGTAGGCACCGTGGGTGCAAGTGTCGCGAAGATACTTGAAGAGAACGGTGATATCATCGAAGCAAGAGCCGGCAAGAAGATCGTTGTCAAATCGGGTGTGGTCAAGAACCTGAACAAAGAGAGAGGTGTCGATATTGTATTGAGCGATAATCCTTCAGATGTCATAGATGATCCTGAGATCGATATCGTCGTGGAACTGATGGGTGGCGTGGAAGAACCTTATGCCCTGGTCAAAAGAGCTTTGGAGAACGGTAAAGCGGTAGTGACGGCGAATAAAGCACTGCTTGCCTACCACCGTTACGAGCTTCAGGAGATCGCAGGAGATATCCCTTTGATGTATGAAGCGAGTACTGCCGGAGGGATCCCTGTGATCGGTGCATTGAGAACAGGTCTTTCCGCCAACCATATTGACTCCATTCAGGGAATCATGAACGGTACCTGCAACTATATGCTTACCAAAATGATCAATGA
Coding sequences:
- the rlmB gene encoding 23S rRNA (guanosine(2251)-2'-O)-methyltransferase RlmB — protein: MIIYGKQVCLYALEKHPETVSTVYVAKKGILPQKLFHQFHDKIKFLEEKWAQSMSKGGNHQGLLLEISELEQPSLSDVKREDFLVILDGLTDVGNIGAIVRSAYALGADAVIATGVKQLNFEAIARTSSGALLDMPFLLIPNILDVCNELHQVGFKLYGAAMEGDAVQLMEFERKRALILGSEGKGLSKKAQGKIDHLISIEMKHAFDSLNVSAAAAILIHRMGYAVK
- a CDS encoding LL-diaminopimelate aminotransferase codes for the protein MFDEIQFEKINRLPKYLFAEINDLKMDLRRKGQDIIDFSMGNPDADTPQPIIDKLCEVAQRSKTHGYSASKGIYKLRLAMSDWYKRKYNADLDPDTEIVATMGSKEGYVHLVQAISNPGDVAIVPDPTYPIHSQAFILAGANVEKMHLIFNEETFEVDEDRFLSDLEEALDNSVPQAKFLVVNFPHNPTTATVTPRFYERLVALAKEKRFYIISDIAYADITFDGYRTPSIMEVEGAKDVAVEAYTMSKSYNMAGWRVGFVVGNKKLISALQAIKSWLDYGMFTPIQVAATVALNEHHDVPVKQIIPLYEKRRDVMVKAFSNAGWPLAKPNASMFIWGKIPEAAREMGSLEFSKQLLIHAGVAVSPGVGFGKYGDEYVRIALIENEKRIRQAAKNIKKFLKELEAKK
- the rsmI gene encoding 16S rRNA (cytidine(1402)-2'-O)-methyltransferase encodes the protein MLTFVPTPIGNPQDITLRAMKIFEKAEIFLCEDTRHTKRLLKLLKERFAMVYPEAEFHSFNEHNGEERLAQFGEVLESKEVVYVSDAGMPVISDPGQLLVAYCQQNAIAYDVLPGASAVTTAYAASGFEEGKFLFYAFLPHKGKERSSALSEAMNNGYNTVLYEAPHRLEKLLDEIVEMDAERELFLAKEISKKYQHYYRGNAKSLRDDFKEITIRGEWVVVIKAKKSLHKSLSFDEVLTLDLPPKVKAKLLAQLSDRPVKEWYETLIKH
- the rpmE gene encoding 50S ribosomal protein L31, which produces MRKGIHPEYMECKVTCACGNKFEVRSNKPEMSIDICNECHPFFTGSEKILDAAGRVDKFKKKYNLG